Proteins from one candidate division KSB1 bacterium genomic window:
- a CDS encoding T9SS type A sorting domain-containing protein has protein sequence MHRSIPPFRKSRVVPPLLLSGLLSLLFLFSAGRKPDAERDDTGARALAEQKARAKSYPSDWAWRQRTFPHGVAAKTAHLEALAQARRLRQLHKPSQAAARWRFAGPLNIGGRISDIEFDPFDAATLYAGAATGGVFKSTDGGETWLPVFDEQAVLPIGDLAVDPNQPGVIYAGTGEANGGHNNFPGGGVFKSSDGGLTWQLIGLEATTSIGRILVDPSNSQRVFVAAIGDYFAKDSHRGVYRSDDAGTTWKKVLFINDSTGVIDLVINPENPAILFAAAWERIRPPKFNTHLYGASSGIYRSTDGGDTWQRLGAAQGLPDGRRDIGRIGLALCASQPNHLYALYTNANYTYDSLYRSENGGETWQRTDLNRLLRGGFANFSWYFGNIRVDPNDPERVFVLDLTLQISEDGGWQWRTAATSHVDHHALAFDPADPQRLVVGHDGGIDISEDGGGSWRKVALLPVTQFYQITVDASNPAHLLGGTQDNGTLRTRTGSTDDWEMIYGGDGFYVIVDPTNPNIIYAESQFGALGKSLDGGRTFSYALNGINPNEPTNWATPVVMDPNNSAVLYYGTNRIYRSTNGALSWQALSGDLTDSEPGSRLGTITTIAVAPSNSAVIYAGTDDGNVWVSSDNGKTWQDISAGLPYRWVTRVAVDPTDENIAYVTFSGLKWSAPQPHVFRTQNMGALWEDISAGLPDAPVNTIAVDPAHPNYLYVGTDVSAYYSPNAGGAWYPLGEGLPMVSVYDFAIHAPSRTLFAGTHGRSMYALALDQLTQVATSGGEVPASFTLAQNYPNPFNPTTTIAYVVAAGSAAAVPVSLIVYDAWGRQVATLVNERQPAGRYERRFDGTGLASGVYLYRLQVGERSLQRKMLLLQ, from the coding sequence ATGCACCGTTCCATTCCCCCGTTCCGCAAATCCAGAGTTGTGCCGCCGCTGTTGTTGAGTGGTTTGTTGAGTTTGCTCTTTCTCTTCTCGGCGGGGCGCAAGCCGGATGCCGAGCGTGACGACACCGGCGCGCGGGCACTGGCCGAGCAAAAAGCGCGGGCCAAAAGTTATCCTTCCGATTGGGCCTGGCGGCAGCGCACGTTTCCCCATGGTGTCGCCGCCAAAACCGCCCATCTCGAGGCGCTCGCCCAGGCGCGCCGCCTGCGGCAATTGCACAAACCCAGCCAGGCGGCGGCGCGCTGGCGCTTTGCCGGGCCGCTCAACATCGGCGGCCGCATTTCCGATATCGAATTCGATCCCTTCGATGCCGCCACACTTTATGCCGGCGCGGCCACCGGTGGCGTGTTCAAATCCACCGACGGCGGCGAGACCTGGCTGCCGGTTTTCGACGAGCAGGCCGTTTTGCCCATTGGCGATCTCGCGGTCGATCCCAACCAGCCGGGGGTAATTTATGCCGGCACCGGCGAAGCCAACGGCGGTCACAACAATTTCCCCGGCGGCGGCGTGTTCAAATCCAGCGATGGTGGCCTGACGTGGCAGCTCATCGGTTTGGAGGCCACGACTTCGATCGGACGCATTCTCGTTGATCCTTCCAATTCGCAGCGCGTGTTTGTTGCCGCGATCGGCGATTATTTTGCGAAGGATTCCCATCGCGGCGTGTATCGCAGCGATGACGCCGGCACGACCTGGAAGAAAGTGCTGTTCATCAATGACTCCACCGGCGTGATTGATCTCGTCATCAATCCGGAAAATCCGGCGATTCTCTTCGCGGCAGCGTGGGAACGGATTCGCCCGCCGAAATTCAACACCCATCTCTATGGCGCGTCGAGCGGCATTTATCGCAGCACGGATGGCGGCGACACCTGGCAGCGTCTGGGCGCGGCGCAGGGCCTGCCCGACGGCCGCCGTGATATTGGCCGCATCGGCCTTGCACTCTGCGCCTCGCAACCCAATCATCTCTACGCCCTTTACACCAACGCGAACTACACCTATGACAGCCTCTATCGCTCCGAGAACGGCGGTGAGACCTGGCAGCGCACGGATTTGAACCGTCTTTTGCGCGGTGGCTTTGCCAACTTCAGTTGGTATTTCGGCAATATTCGTGTAGATCCCAATGATCCCGAGCGCGTTTTTGTGCTGGATTTGACCCTGCAAATCTCGGAGGACGGCGGGTGGCAGTGGCGGACGGCGGCCACCTCCCATGTTGACCATCACGCCCTGGCTTTCGATCCCGCTGACCCGCAACGGTTGGTCGTCGGCCACGACGGTGGCATCGATATTTCGGAGGACGGCGGCGGGAGTTGGAGAAAAGTGGCCCTGCTGCCCGTCACGCAATTTTATCAAATCACCGTCGATGCCTCCAATCCCGCACATTTGCTGGGCGGCACCCAGGACAACGGCACGCTGCGCACGCGCACCGGCAGCACGGATGATTGGGAGATGATCTACGGCGGCGACGGTTTCTACGTGATCGTCGATCCCACCAACCCCAACATCATTTATGCCGAGTCGCAGTTCGGCGCGCTGGGCAAGTCGCTGGACGGCGGCCGCACGTTCAGCTATGCGCTCAATGGCATCAATCCGAATGAGCCGACCAATTGGGCGACGCCGGTGGTGATGGATCCCAACAACAGTGCCGTGTTGTACTACGGCACCAACCGCATCTATCGCAGCACCAATGGCGCCCTCTCCTGGCAGGCCCTCAGCGGGGATCTCACCGACAGCGAGCCGGGCTCGCGGCTGGGCACGATCACGACCATCGCAGTGGCGCCCTCAAATTCTGCGGTGATTTATGCCGGCACCGATGACGGCAATGTCTGGGTGTCGAGTGACAACGGCAAAACCTGGCAGGATATTTCCGCGGGCCTGCCCTACCGCTGGGTCACGCGCGTGGCGGTCGATCCCACCGATGAGAACATTGCCTACGTCACATTTTCGGGTTTGAAATGGAGCGCGCCGCAGCCGCACGTGTTTCGCACGCAAAACATGGGTGCCCTGTGGGAAGACATCAGCGCGGGCCTGCCGGATGCACCGGTGAACACCATCGCGGTGGATCCCGCCCACCCGAATTATCTGTACGTCGGCACCGATGTCAGTGCCTACTATTCCCCCAATGCCGGCGGCGCCTGGTATCCGCTCGGCGAGGGGCTGCCCATGGTCTCGGTGTACGATTTTGCCATTCATGCGCCCAGCCGGACGCTGTTTGCCGGCACCCATGGCCGCTCGATGTATGCTCTCGCGCTCGACCAGCTCACACAAGTGGCAACGTCCGGTGGGGAGGTGCCGGCCTCCTTCACGCTTGCGCAGAACTATCCCAATCCCTTCAATCCCACGACGACGATTGCTTATGTTGTGGCGGCCGGCAGCGCGGCGGCGGTGCCGGTGAGTCTGATCGTTTATGATGCCTGGGGCCGGCAGGTGGCCACATTGGTGAATGAGCGGCAGCCTGCCGGACGTTACGAACGCCGGTTCGA
- a CDS encoding DUF4097 domain-containing protein, giving the protein MPHRTNIWRSGILLAWLVLPLLAVAQEERSEKSFTVKPGGWLELRADFGSVEVTSWAKDEVRVEVTKRVEGRSQRRASELFKDYEITYNQTANGVAIVAKMYGGSRRWWGGNDGLQVEFRLSVPQKYNLDLNTAGGSISVDNLIGEARLKTSGGSLTLGRIEGPVDARTSGGSITVGEVDGEVEVETSGGSISVDGAGGSLRAHTSGGGVTLRRLRGSVTASTSGGSLSAELLEQFNAPCDLSTSGGGISVYLAPGIKADVDARTSGGEVESDLPITVQGAIGEGKLQGKLNGGGPLLTLRTSGGDIRLRSR; this is encoded by the coding sequence ATGCCTCATCGCACAAACATTTGGCGCAGTGGAATCTTGCTGGCCTGGCTGGTGCTGCCTCTGCTGGCCGTGGCGCAGGAAGAGCGCAGTGAAAAATCCTTTACCGTCAAACCCGGCGGCTGGCTGGAATTGCGCGCGGATTTTGGCTCGGTGGAGGTGACTTCCTGGGCCAAAGACGAAGTTAGGGTCGAAGTGACCAAAAGGGTGGAAGGCCGCTCGCAGCGCAGGGCGAGTGAGTTGTTCAAGGATTATGAGATCACTTACAATCAAACGGCGAACGGCGTTGCCATCGTCGCCAAGATGTATGGCGGCAGCCGGCGCTGGTGGGGCGGCAATGACGGGCTGCAAGTCGAATTCCGGCTGTCGGTACCGCAGAAGTACAATCTCGATTTGAACACGGCGGGCGGCAGCATTTCCGTGGATAATCTCATCGGGGAGGCACGTCTGAAGACCAGCGGCGGTTCGCTCACGCTCGGTCGCATCGAGGGGCCGGTGGACGCGCGCACCAGTGGCGGCAGCATCACCGTCGGCGAGGTGGACGGCGAGGTCGAGGTCGAAACTTCGGGCGGTTCGATTAGCGTCGATGGTGCCGGCGGCAGTCTGCGCGCGCACACTTCGGGCGGTGGCGTTACGCTGCGGCGTTTGCGCGGCTCGGTCACCGCGAGCACTTCCGGCGGCTCACTGAGCGCGGAGCTGCTCGAACAGTTCAACGCGCCCTGTGATCTTTCCACCTCCGGCGGCGGCATCTCGGTTTATCTTGCGCCGGGCATCAAGGCCGATGTCGATGCGCGGACTTCCGGTGGTGAGGTTGAGAGCGACTTGCCCATTACCGTGCAAGGCGCGATTGGCGAGGGCAAACTGCAGGGCAAGCTCAATGGCGGCGGGCCCTTGCTGACGTTGCGCACCAGCGGCGGCGATATTCGACTGCGCAGCCGTTGA
- a CDS encoding AAA family ATPase has product MAKEFSPFTPGVPVPLEFFVGRAEEIQRIINSARKAVALKTLERLFVLGERGIGKSSICKFALSVIERDVKLLGLHVFLGGVHTLEEMVRRIFERLLRESIDKPWYEKTKEFLGNHIRQLDIFGLTVEFSASDRELSRAVSDFVPALKNLLTKLVSEKQGILLILDDLNVLAGSEQFANWLKSFVDEMATKPNPVPVVLVLVGLPERRQQLIAKQPSLDRVFDLIEIRSFSASETTEFYQRAFKKANVAITEEALRILERLSGGFPVFVHELGDAVFQVDEDNRIDDADIFPGILRGADLIGRKYIEPTVLAAIRSEKYRDILRKIAQRPFEHRFSRKEVAARLSATEARMFDNFLRRMEKLGALRKDKERGPGSYEFASELYYFFFWLQTQSPPPKSGVAASAAPAKRT; this is encoded by the coding sequence ATGGCCAAAGAGTTCTCGCCTTTCACCCCCGGCGTTCCAGTCCCGCTGGAGTTTTTCGTCGGCAGAGCCGAGGAAATCCAAAGGATCATCAACAGCGCGCGCAAAGCGGTGGCGCTCAAAACCCTGGAAAGGTTGTTTGTTTTGGGCGAGCGCGGAATCGGAAAAAGCTCAATCTGCAAATTTGCCCTGTCTGTCATCGAGCGGGATGTGAAACTGTTGGGGCTTCATGTTTTCCTGGGAGGGGTGCACACCCTCGAGGAGATGGTGCGAAGAATCTTCGAGCGGCTGCTGCGCGAGAGTATTGACAAGCCCTGGTATGAAAAAACCAAGGAATTTCTGGGAAATCACATTCGCCAGCTCGATATTTTCGGGCTGACCGTCGAGTTTTCGGCCTCAGACCGAGAACTCAGCCGCGCGGTGAGCGATTTCGTGCCTGCGCTGAAGAACCTGCTGACCAAGCTGGTTTCCGAGAAGCAGGGCATTTTGCTGATTCTCGATGATCTGAACGTCCTGGCAGGTTCCGAACAATTCGCCAACTGGTTGAAGAGCTTCGTTGATGAAATGGCGACTAAGCCGAATCCCGTCCCGGTCGTGTTGGTCCTGGTGGGGCTTCCCGAACGACGACAGCAATTGATTGCCAAGCAGCCCTCTCTGGACCGTGTTTTCGATCTCATCGAAATCAGGAGTTTCTCAGCAAGCGAAACGACTGAGTTTTATCAGCGGGCCTTCAAAAAGGCGAATGTGGCGATTACCGAGGAGGCTCTGCGAATCTTGGAGCGCCTCTCCGGCGGATTTCCCGTGTTTGTGCATGAGTTAGGAGATGCAGTTTTCCAAGTGGACGAGGACAATCGCATTGACGATGCGGACATCTTTCCCGGCATCCTCCGTGGCGCTGATTTAATCGGCAGAAAGTACATCGAACCCACGGTGTTGGCTGCGATACGAAGCGAGAAGTATCGCGACATCTTGAGAAAGATTGCACAACGGCCTTTTGAACACCGCTTTTCCCGCAAAGAGGTTGCGGCAAGATTATCGGCAACGGAAGCCAGGATGTTCGATAATTTCCTGCGCCGGATGGAAAAGCTGGGGGCACTCCGCAAGGACAAGGAACGCGGGCCTGGCAGTTATGAGTTTGCCAGTGAACTCTATTATTTCTTTTTTTGGCTGCAAACGCAATCACCGCCGCCCAAGTCTGGCGTTGCTGCCAGCGCGGCTCCTGCCAAGCGAACGTGA
- a CDS encoding secondary thiamine-phosphate synthase enzyme YjbQ: protein MKSLTEYLWFNTPHRRDYINITDQVAALVAKSGVQEGLVLVAAQHITASVFINDNESGLLQDFDAWLEGLAPHAPTAKYRHNRTGEDNADAHLKRQVMGREVVVPITNGKLDFGPWEQIFYGEFDGRRRKRVVVKIIGE from the coding sequence ATGAAATCCCTCACTGAATACCTCTGGTTCAACACCCCGCATCGCCGGGACTATATCAACATCACCGATCAGGTCGCCGCGCTGGTGGCGAAAAGCGGCGTGCAGGAAGGACTGGTGCTGGTCGCGGCGCAGCACATCACCGCCTCGGTGTTCATCAACGACAATGAATCCGGCCTGCTGCAGGATTTCGACGCCTGGCTGGAGGGCCTGGCGCCGCACGCGCCGACCGCGAAATATCGTCACAACCGCACCGGCGAAGACAATGCCGACGCCCATCTCAAGCGCCAGGTGATGGGCCGCGAGGTGGTGGTGCCCATCACCAACGGCAAGCTCGATTTCGGGCCGTGGGAGCAGATTTTTTACGGGGAATTCGACGGCCGCCGCAGGAAGCGGGTGGTGGTGAAGATTATTGGGGAGTGA
- a CDS encoding YraN family protein yields the protein MSQASNKLGNWGEQRAAEYLKQLGYTIVTSNFRYGHGEIDLVAEHDGMLVFVEVKTQSSDAMGEAFNWVTRRKQRQIGRVALAYLTANNIVNHDCRFDVIAVARRGDEVEIKHLPNAFWL from the coding sequence ATGAGTCAAGCGAGCAACAAGCTGGGCAACTGGGGCGAGCAGCGCGCCGCGGAATATCTCAAACAGCTCGGCTACACCATCGTGACCAGCAATTTCCGCTACGGCCACGGCGAGATCGATCTGGTGGCCGAACACGACGGCATGCTGGTTTTCGTCGAAGTGAAAACGCAAAGCTCGGACGCCATGGGCGAGGCCTTCAACTGGGTGACCCGCCGCAAGCAGCGCCAGATCGGCCGGGTGGCGCTCGCCTATCTCACCGCCAACAACATCGTCAACCACGACTGCCGCTTCGACGTGATCGCGGTGGCGCGCCGCGGCGACGAGGTCGAAATCAAACACCTGCCGAATGCGTTTTGGCTGTGA
- a CDS encoding ribonuclease HII, which yields MQVAPDKLQYENRLWQQGLQYVAGVDEAGRGPLAGPVVAAAIMFPPGESIPGVDDSKKLTPRVRAELYPLLIERCTSYAVSIVNADEIDRLNILQATILAMQRAIAGLAPRPEHVLIDGRPLPGCQVPQTAIIKGDALSFTIGAASILAKVVRDEIMGYYHRRFPQYGFNQHKGYGTVAHLAALKKLGPCAIHRRSFKPRRSAGME from the coding sequence ATGCAGGTGGCGCCTGACAAATTGCAGTATGAAAACCGATTGTGGCAGCAGGGGCTGCAATATGTCGCCGGCGTCGACGAGGCCGGTCGCGGCCCGCTCGCCGGTCCGGTGGTGGCCGCCGCCATCATGTTCCCGCCCGGCGAAAGCATCCCGGGCGTCGATGATTCCAAGAAACTGACCCCGCGGGTGCGCGCCGAATTGTATCCGCTGCTGATCGAGCGCTGCACCAGCTACGCCGTCAGCATCGTGAATGCCGACGAAATCGACCGGCTCAACATCCTGCAGGCCACCATCCTGGCCATGCAGCGGGCCATCGCCGGCCTTGCACCCCGGCCCGAGCACGTGTTGATCGACGGCCGGCCGCTGCCGGGCTGCCAGGTGCCGCAGACCGCCATCATCAAAGGCGACGCGCTGTCGTTCACCATCGGCGCCGCTTCGATTCTCGCCAAGGTCGTGCGCGACGAGATCATGGGTTACTATCATCGCCGCTTTCCGCAATACGGCTTCAATCAGCACAAGGGCTATGGCACGGTCGCGCATCTCGCCGCGCTGAAAAAACTTGGGCCGTGCGCCATTCATCGCCGCTCATTCAAGCCGCGCCGCTCGGCCGGCATGGAGTAA
- a CDS encoding trypsin-like peptidase domain-containing protein, with the protein MSRHRFSLLPSLIFGIVAGIAIATVYFHTPAPTRQEPPARRDSLTIAPVAARTENNALLEDERNTIEIFQRASPSVVFIVNKALRRDFFSLDVFEVQQGSGSGFIWDHNGYIVTNYHVVQDGNAWSVTLSDNSTYDAELIGSEPSKDIAVVKIDAPRAKLSPVVVGSSENLRVGQKVIAIGNPFGLDQTLTTGVVSALGRQIKSSNNRTIEGVIQTDAAINPGNSGGPLLNSQGELIGINTAIYSTSGSSAGIGFAVPVNIVKRVVPQLIRYGKVIRPGLGVSIVDDSFARRWGIKGVIIGRVQPGGAAARAGLRGITQNRWGEVRLGDIITGINGRRVTNFDELSNELERYQIGETVTVNILRGEDEMSVRVRLQEL; encoded by the coding sequence ATGTCACGGCATCGTTTCTCTTTGTTGCCGAGTTTGATTTTCGGCATCGTCGCGGGCATCGCCATTGCGACGGTCTATTTCCATACGCCCGCCCCCACCCGCCAGGAGCCGCCCGCCCGCCGGGATTCGCTAACCATCGCCCCGGTGGCCGCGCGCACGGAAAACAACGCCCTGCTGGAGGACGAGCGCAACACCATCGAAATTTTTCAGCGCGCCTCGCCCTCGGTGGTGTTCATCGTCAACAAGGCATTGCGCCGGGATTTCTTCTCGCTCGATGTCTTCGAAGTGCAGCAAGGCTCGGGCAGCGGCTTCATCTGGGATCACAACGGCTACATCGTCACCAACTATCACGTGGTGCAGGACGGCAATGCCTGGAGTGTGACGCTGAGCGACAACTCGACTTATGACGCGGAGTTGATCGGCTCCGAGCCGAGCAAGGACATCGCCGTGGTCAAGATCGATGCCCCGCGCGCGAAGCTGTCGCCGGTGGTGGTCGGCAGTTCGGAAAATTTGCGGGTCGGGCAAAAGGTAATCGCCATCGGCAACCCCTTCGGCCTGGATCAAACCCTGACCACGGGCGTGGTGAGCGCGCTCGGCCGCCAGATCAAATCCAGCAACAACCGCACGATCGAAGGCGTGATCCAGACCGACGCCGCCATCAATCCCGGCAATTCCGGCGGGCCGCTGCTGAATTCCCAGGGGGAATTGATCGGGATCAACACCGCCATCTACAGCACCAGCGGCTCGAGTGCCGGCATTGGCTTCGCCGTGCCGGTGAACATCGTCAAGCGCGTGGTGCCGCAGTTGATCCGCTATGGCAAGGTCATCCGGCCGGGTCTGGGTGTGAGCATCGTCGATGATTCTTTTGCGCGACGGTGGGGGATCAAGGGCGTGATTATTGGCAGGGTGCAGCCGGGCGGGGCGGCGGCACGCGCGGGTTTGCGCGGCATCACCCAGAATCGCTGGGGGGAGGTGCGCCTGGGTGACATCATCACCGGCATCAATGGCAGGCGCGTCACCAACTTCGACGAGCTGAGCAACGAGCTGGAGCGCTATCAAATCGGTGAAACCGTGACCGTGAACATCCTGCGCGGTGAGGACGAGATGTCGGTGCGCGTGCGGCTGCAGGAGCTGTAG
- a CDS encoding ammonium transporter, which translates to MRKKRSLLPFGILLAVSLLGAVLPTAAPAESGGPIVAGDVAWMLTATGLVLLMTPGLSFFYGGMVRLKNVISTMLQSFIALGVISLLWIVVGFSLAFGKSIAGLVGNPLTYFMFRGVGGTTDPALAPTIPLVLFALFQLKFAIITPALITGSFAERVRFSSYLLFICLFSLFIYAPLAHWTWHPEGFLRQWGVLDFAGGTVVHMSAGLAALAGALVLGRRRDYSREPHVPANIPFVILGTGMLWFGWFGFNAGSALAASETATLAFLTTNTASASAMLAWILFDTVRGRKPSALGACIGAVVGLVAITPAAGYVTVGASIFIGTLASIVSNLAVGLKSKATLDDTLDVFPCHGVGGMVGMVATGVFAQGVGLLAGNLHVFLHHLLAIAIVSGYCFGGSFLLYKLTDWLIPLRVSAEQEEIGLDLSQHGESVQAEHSSNGRQLVVAQAA; encoded by the coding sequence ATGCGAAAAAAGCGTTCGCTTCTCCCGTTTGGGATTCTGTTGGCAGTGAGCCTGTTGGGAGCCGTTCTGCCAACCGCTGCGCCGGCTGAGAGCGGCGGGCCCATCGTCGCTGGCGATGTCGCCTGGATGCTCACCGCCACCGGCTTGGTGTTGCTTATGACACCCGGGCTGTCGTTTTTCTATGGCGGCATGGTACGGCTGAAAAATGTCATTTCGACCATGCTGCAGAGCTTCATCGCGCTCGGTGTAATCAGCCTGCTCTGGATCGTAGTGGGTTTCAGTCTGGCCTTCGGCAAGAGCATTGCCGGTTTGGTTGGCAATCCACTCACCTATTTCATGTTTCGCGGTGTCGGCGGAACCACTGATCCGGCGCTGGCACCGACCATTCCACTGGTGCTGTTCGCGCTGTTTCAGCTCAAATTTGCCATCATCACACCGGCGCTGATCACCGGCTCGTTTGCGGAGCGGGTGCGCTTCTCGAGTTACCTGCTTTTCATCTGCCTGTTCAGTTTGTTCATCTATGCGCCGCTGGCGCATTGGACCTGGCACCCTGAGGGCTTCCTGCGGCAGTGGGGTGTGTTGGATTTTGCCGGCGGCACGGTGGTGCACATGTCCGCCGGGCTGGCGGCGCTGGCAGGTGCGCTGGTCCTGGGCCGGCGCCGCGATTACAGCCGTGAGCCTCATGTCCCCGCCAATATTCCTTTTGTGATCCTGGGCACCGGCATGCTGTGGTTTGGCTGGTTCGGCTTCAATGCCGGCTCCGCGCTGGCCGCCTCGGAAACCGCCACGCTGGCGTTTCTTACCACCAATACTGCCTCGGCCTCGGCCATGCTTGCCTGGATCCTGTTCGACACTGTGCGCGGCCGCAAGCCCTCGGCGCTGGGTGCCTGCATTGGTGCAGTGGTGGGGCTGGTCGCGATCACGCCGGCCGCAGGCTACGTGACGGTGGGCGCCAGCATTTTCATTGGCACGCTGGCGAGCATCGTGAGCAACCTGGCTGTTGGGCTGAAATCCAAAGCCACGCTTGATGACACGCTCGATGTGTTTCCCTGTCACGGCGTGGGCGGCATGGTGGGAATGGTGGCGACCGGAGTGTTCGCGCAGGGGGTGGGGCTGCTTGCGGGCAATCTCCATGTCTTCCTGCATCACCTGCTGGCGATTGCGATCGTGAGCGGCTATTGCTTTGGCGGGTCTTTCCTGCTCTACAAGCTCACCGATTGGCTGATTCCGTTGCGCGTCTCGGCCGAACAGGAGGAAATCGGATTGGATCTCAGCCAGCATGGCGAGAGCGTGCAGGCCGAGCACAGCAGCAACGGCCGCCAGCTCGTGGTTGCGCAGGCGGCATGA
- a CDS encoding alginate export family protein, protein MAKTKTKTKTKTLHWLLAGGCLLPLTLAAQTPLEITGELRQRSEYRQNADFDTQLGDEQVFVLQRLRLGLHWHLPKNLEAFVQLQDSRLWGEAGSTTQPLGNADLYQAYFELHQLAGKPLSLRLGRQELNFGSRRLVAAPEWGNTGRAFEAARVLYRPNNWALDFWLAQIRDKNATRVDGNQEFAGAFFTTGKSSERLLDLYAFVLVDDRDFPIGSSSGKNLMLGTLGGRLAGTLWSRLAYDAEGALQSGRHGSLPVGAYALALQGQLRLWQTWAPQIGVAYKFGSGDSDPNDNKLETFSALFPAGHGQFGAMDYASWSNIADVILSADIAPAPRWQLRAQWHYLRLAHGNDAWYAVRGFNFDQRSETLLPARPGDSITLGHEFDLQADCDVRERVSLSLGLSRFFVGDFVRAGNPEADDSNFAYLSIKMKW, encoded by the coding sequence ATGGCAAAAACCAAAACCAAAACCAAAACCAAAACCTTGCACTGGCTGCTCGCGGGTGGTTGCCTGCTGCCGCTCACTCTGGCGGCGCAAACACCGCTTGAGATCACCGGTGAGCTGCGCCAGCGCTCGGAGTACCGCCAAAACGCGGATTTCGACACGCAGCTCGGTGACGAGCAGGTGTTCGTGCTGCAGCGCCTGCGGCTGGGATTGCACTGGCACCTGCCCAAAAATTTGGAAGCCTTCGTGCAACTGCAGGACAGCCGGCTGTGGGGTGAGGCCGGCAGCACAACGCAGCCACTCGGCAATGCCGATCTGTATCAGGCTTATTTCGAATTGCACCAGCTCGCCGGCAAGCCACTCAGTTTGCGGCTCGGCCGCCAGGAATTGAATTTCGGCAGCCGGCGGCTGGTGGCGGCACCGGAGTGGGGCAACACCGGTCGCGCCTTCGAAGCTGCGCGGGTGCTCTATCGTCCCAACAACTGGGCGCTCGATTTTTGGCTGGCGCAAATCCGCGACAAGAACGCCACCCGGGTGGATGGCAATCAAGAATTCGCCGGCGCTTTTTTTACCACCGGTAAAAGCAGCGAGCGGCTGTTGGATCTTTACGCCTTTGTGCTGGTGGATGACCGCGATTTTCCCATTGGCAGCAGCAGTGGCAAAAATCTGATGCTCGGGACGCTGGGCGGCCGGCTGGCAGGCACACTCTGGTCACGCCTGGCTTATGATGCCGAGGGTGCATTGCAATCCGGCCGGCACGGCAGTTTGCCGGTCGGCGCCTACGCCCTGGCGTTGCAGGGCCAGCTCAGGCTGTGGCAAACCTGGGCACCGCAAATTGGCGTGGCCTACAAGTTTGGCTCGGGCGACAGCGATCCCAACGACAACAAGCTCGAAACCTTTTCCGCGCTCTTTCCCGCGGGCCACGGCCAGTTCGGCGCGATGGATTATGCAAGTTGGAGCAACATCGCCGATGTGATTCTCTCGGCTGACATCGCGCCGGCGCCGCGGTGGCAACTGCGCGCGCAGTGGCACTACCTCCGCCTCGCACACGGCAATGATGCCTGGTATGCGGTGCGCGGGTTCAATTTTGACCAGCGCAGCGAGACCCTGTTGCCCGCGCGGCCGGGCGACAGCATCACGCTCGGCCATGAGTTCGATCTGCAAGCCGACTGCGATGTTCGTGAGCGCGTCAGCCTGAGCCTGGGTCTCAGCCGTTTCTTTGTGGGCGATTTCGTGCGCGCCGGCAATCCCGAAGCTGATGATTCGAACTTCGCCTACTTGTCCATCAAAATGAAATGGTGA